DNA from Pecten maximus chromosome 18, xPecMax1.1, whole genome shotgun sequence:
CCTCTAGCAGGAACGGGAATTTGTTAAGAAAGAACTTTACTGACTTAAATGACACTTTCCTTCTCAACGAAACATCAACTACTTGggcatgtatgtatatgtcatCCTTTAGAGGAAgtttattaatgatatatgtgCATGCATCGCAGAAGAATTGTCGAACATTTACAAAGAATTGAGCAGGATCAGCTAAACTTCCCACAACTTCTTCTGTAAAGTTACCAATCATGATATCTTTGTCTGGTTTATGAGAAGACTTGTCCTCGTACGGCACTTCTGTGAGGTCACCACTAATAACATCTGGCAGGAGAAATCTCATCATGATGTTTCTAAGAAGACTTGTTAATTTAGTTTTAACAAGGTGGATCTGAGGCTCATCTTCCTGTAAAGCGAGATTTGTAGCATTAAAAACTGGTAATGTGCTAGCTAGGAATGAGGCATATGCCATATTTTCAAAACTTGTCAGTTCTTCTGCTATCCTGCACTCTCTGGTTTGGCCATTtgatttgtgtttatttgcTGTCTTGCCAAGACTATCACTATTAGACTCAGCACTTGATGACTTCAACTTATCACTATTATCACCTGAAGACTTGGTGCTGGATGATTTCAACTTATCACTGTTACCACCTGAAGACTTGGTGCTGGATGATTTCAACTTATCACTGTTACCACCTGAACACTTGGTGCTGGATGATCTTGAAAGGTTACAGACAGACTTTTGCCGACACGACGAACTGTTACTGCACCTTAACTTTTCCACTTGTACATCAGTTGTTTTCCCTGTCTTACTGCTGTAGTGCTTGATGACCCCTGGCCTTGActctaaaataaaattttaaaagtttaaccAAAGAATTTTTAAGTTCACTTAGTGCACGATAGATAAAGATTTCAATTTTGTAAAACATTGCCACAAAGTAAATGAAAAGTCTTATGATACTTATCACTAACTTTTACATTTCCTTTTACATGTAttactgacagtatatattaaaatatatatacaagtgcacttttttaatatttgtttgacCATTTATTCAACTCACCAGTGGAAGAATTGGTTGTGCTCGTACACGGATCAGTGGAAGGTTTTTTCTGTTGCTGCAGATTTACAaattctaaaaacaaaaacaaaaatattttgattttataaattcaatatcTGAAAAAAATCCTGCCTTTTTAATACCTAGAGGCATGATGATTATTATAGACCAAATTACTGATTAAACTTAATTCAGCTGCAGTTACATGTACTACCAGTATATTTCTGTCAAATTATATTCATCGGTAGTAACTAGTTAAATGTAATGACCTCAAACtctattgttttaatttacatttctAATTGTTAAACACACATTAAATATGACAGCAATAACTAAAAAACAACtacacaaacaaaatcaaaataaacatactATCCACAAAACTGGCTTGCTTCTTGTGAGTATCAATTGCTTTCCTTTCAGACCTTGcttctgttgttttttgtgtCTTGTTTGACTGTAATAGAGCACTCCTTAGCGATTGAGAAGCAgctgaaaaatattaaaagcaATAATGAAAACTATCATCATGATTTTTTTATCCACATTTTCTAtaataaatttacaaattttaaatttcattatattatatattaaaatgaaaatttgcatatttataACATGCTTTGAAAAATTAGATGGACTGGCGAAAGGATTAAAAAATGTACCTTTCTCTCTCTGTTCCTTCACAATTTTGCAAAAGTACGCAGATAAAGGATTCCATTCTTCAAGAAGTCTGTTGAGAGCTTTTTCCAGTGACAACCATCTTGTGGAAACATGCTTTAGTATCTTTCGAGTTTCTCCTGAAGAAGCCATTTGGAATTCCTGAAGTTCCTGTCTTCTTTTTGCACTCATTTCAAAGTAGTAGTATATATCAACGAGTAGATCATCTGCCTTAAATGGCAAGGCTGATGTAGCTTTTTTGGCTGCGAGATGAATCAGATGACAGGGACATCCTACTAATATGAGTTCTTGCTGATGATTTCTTAGATAGGATACAACACCTTTGTTTTTTCCGGTCATGACTGATGCATTATCTGATGAAAAAGACACACAATTTTTCCAACTAACATTGAGTTTTTCAAGTTCACTAGCCATCAGACAAGCAATGTTTTCTCCTGTGCTGCTCCCCACTAGGTTTGGAATTGATAGCAAGTTAACTTCAATCATCCCAGAAGATGGGTCATAAACCCTTACAACTATTGGATATAATTTATACTCATTGTCGTTTGACCCATCAGTGGCAATACTATACGCCGAACTCCTCATTAAGTCACAGATATGTTTTGTTGAGTCCGCAGCCATTTCATTGACGATTGCCTGTGATTTCGTTCGCCCACACGCGTAGTTCCGAGCTATTTTCGAATCAGGAAACATTTCCCGGAATAGCTCTCCAGTTCCATCAGCGGCACTCATTGGAATGTTCTTCTTCATTAGAAAACTAGTGAATAAACACTCAGCCTTTATGGTCGATAAGTCTGTGcccatttgaaaaaaatctgtCACAGGTCTGGTACCTTTGACGTCTGCCTGCTTGTGTT
Protein-coding regions in this window:
- the LOC117316076 gene encoding uncharacterized protein LOC117316076 — protein: MSASKREAQSSIDETSPKKKKKWTQTFRTEYSRSYPCITSSDKGNTFAFCSTCRVSVSIAHGGKDDIKKHVARIKHKQADVKGTRPVTDFFQMGTDLSTIKAECLFTSFLMKKNIPMSAADGTGELFREMFPDSKIARNYACGRTKSQAIVNEMAADSTKHICDLMRSSAYSIATDGSNDNEYKLYPIVVRVYDPSSGMIEVNLLSIPNLVGSSTGENIACLMASELEKLNVSWKNCVSFSSDNASVMTGKNKGVVSYLRNHQQELILVGCPCHLIHLAAKKATSALPFKADDLLVDIYYYFEMSAKRRQELQEFQMASSGETRKILKHVSTRWLSLEKALNRLLEEWNPLSAYFCKIVKEQREKAASQSLRSALLQSNKTQKTTEARSERKAIDTHKKQASFVDKFVNLQQQKKPSTDPCTSTTNSSTESRPGVIKHYSSKTGKTTDVQVEKLRCSNSSSCRQKSVCNLSRSSSTKCSGGNSDKLKSSSTKSSGGNSDKLKSSSTKSSGDNSDKLKSSSAESNSDSLGKTANKHKSNGQTRECRIAEELTSFENMAYASFLASTLPVFNATNLALQEDEPQIHLVKTKLTSLLRNIMMRFLLPDVISGDLTEVPYEDKSSHKPDKDIMIGNFTEEVVGSLADPAQFFVNVRQFFCDACTYIINKLPLKDDIYIHAQVVDVSLRRKVSFKSVKFFLNKFPFLLEESYKVQEQFLAYQVDDLPPEIDKDNIRIDTKWTILSTRYDVLARVMLAILVIPHSNADCERVFSLVRKTRTEYRSSMSNRTLEAIVIRKLKIMDSNGHEKFSPEFLRKAKHATSAALSKE